A genome region from Fusarium musae strain F31 chromosome 5, whole genome shotgun sequence includes the following:
- a CDS encoding hypothetical protein (EggNog:ENOG41): MKSISHALDDISERLNNLKLRETDLIKAKGRDGQSRESVFSDDQIEALSQSVREILTIERNVSAQHAIIKTVRYDSWPMRHDTIHEAHRETFQWAFKSKVASWLLKGDGIFWISGKPGSGKSTLMKFIADHRNTRRYLEKWAYPQPIVTASHYFWAAGTPMQKSLQGLYRSLLYDIFRRLPSCIPIATPERWATVLYASQERLLDHDEPWNLAELSAALQNLAKSRDLPAKVCICVDGMDEFDGDMLELCEILKAFSRSSHIKLCLSSRPWNVFKDAFGSELSKLIYIHELTHNDIHNFARDELQSHPRWITSTCGTDALEREALIEAVAIRAEGVFLWAFLVTKSLREGLSNDDTISDMQERLDSLPRSLEDLFKHILETVDPIYHPKMAGMLRVTAQAVNPLLLDHYWHYEKGFEKLQYAILCPIYPYSHGQILTLREQAGRRINAMTKGLLEVRNGRVEFLHRTVKDYLGTKEGSNYIDERIRPKHSIWLSILGAFLAHMKTTTYATTQLAGIVRHAAGQNTGQCIRDLHEAFLYATLAARAPDDGSQVVKYLDEYERSLQYMQETSQVTVDALTPYDRRLPFREELLKHNLPFYLEKKLEHDPDYFEIFDRSPLFAALMPIVPCPLPERPDPCIRMVEILLQKGIDPNDPMTTGKTFKPLSPLQLFISRELEHTEGYNSLVALLESYSINRQLKTTLKPKKFEEAKRKSEGKSKHRVKRRK; encoded by the coding sequence ATGAAGTCCATCTCGCATGCTTTAGACGATATTTCGGAAAGGCTCAACAActtgaagttgagagagaCCGACCTCATCAAAGCCAAAGGCCGAGATGGCCAAAGTCGAGAATCTGTCTTTTCTGATGATCAGATAGAGGCTTTGAGTCAATCAGTCAGAGAAATTCTGACTATTGAACGAAACGTTTCGGCACAGCATGCAATCATCAAGACCGTGCGCTACGATTCTTGGCCTATGCGGCATGACACGATTCACGAAGCACACAGAGAGACTTTTCAATGGGCGTTTAAATCAAAAGTCGCAAGTTGGTTACTTAAAGGAGACGGTATCTTCTGGATTTCCGGCAAACCTGGCTCTGGGAAGTCAACACTGATGAAGTTTATTGCCGACCATCGAAATACTAGAAGATATCTAGAAAAGTGGGCTTACCCTCAACCCATCGTCACCGCGTCGCATTATTTCTGGGCGGCCGGAACCCCAATGCAAAAGTCCCTGCAGGGTCTTTACCGATCTTTGCTCTACGACATCTTTCGGAGACTGCCGTCGTGTATCCCTATTGCCACCCCAGAACGATGGGCCACCGTCTTGTACGCCTCTCAGGAAAGGCTACTTGATCACGACGAACCATGGAACTTGGCAGAACTGTCGGCGGCTCTGCAGAACTTGGCGAAATCTAGGGATCTTCCTGCAAAGGTATGCATCTGTGTCGACGGTATGGACGAGTTCGACGGCGACATGCTGGAGCTTTGCGAGATTCTCAAAGCATTCTCTCGTTCATCACACATTAAGCTTTGTCTATCTAGTCGTCCATGGAACGTTTTCAAGGACGCGTTTGGATCAGAGCTATCGAAACTGATATACATACACGAACTAACACACAACGACATTCACAATTTTGCACGAGACGAGCTGCAAAGTCATCCGCGGTGGATCACAAGTACTTGTGGAACGGACGCATTAGAGAGAGAGGCGCTTATTGAAGCCGTCGCTATCCGCGCGGAAGGTGTTTTCCTTTGGGCATTTCTCGTTACTAAGTCGCTGAGAGAGGGTCTATCCAATGACGACACTATTTCGGACATGCAAGAGCGACTGGACAGCCTGCCGAGGAGTCTCGAGGACCTTTTCAAGCACATTCTGGAAACCGTGGACCCGATTTACCATCCTAAAATGGCTGGTATGTTGAGGGTTACTGCACAAGCGGTAAACCCTTTGCTACTCGACCATTACTGGCATTATGAAAAGGGATTTGAGAAACTTCAGTACGCCATTCTATGCCCGATATACCCTTATTCCCACGGGCAGATCTTGACGCTGCGGGAACAAGCCGGCAGGAGGATTAATGCCATGACAAAGGGCCTGCTCGAAGTGAGGAATGGACGTGTCGAGTTTCTTCATCGGACAGTGAAGGATTATCTGGGCACTAAGGAGGGAAGCAACTATATCGATGAGCGCATAAGGCCCAAACATAGCATCTGGCTATCAATCCTGGGAGCATTCCTCGCCCACATGAAAACCACGACATACGCCACTACTCAATTGGCAGGAATCGTCAGACACGCTGCAGGACAAAACACGGGCCAGTGTATCCGGGATCTCCACGAAGCATTCTTATATGCAACATTAGCAGCGCGAGCGCCAGACGATGGCAGTCAGGTTGTGAAATATTTGGACGAGTATGAAAGATCACTCCAATACATGCAAGAGACATCCCAAGTTACTGTGGACGCATTAACGCCATACGATCGAAGACTGCCATTTAGAGAAGAGCTACTGAAGCACAATCTCCCCTTCTACCTCGAGAAAAAGCTTGAGCATGACCCCGACTATTTCGAAATATTCGACAGATCACCACTATTCGCCGCGTTGATGCCCATTGTTCCATGTCCGTTACCGGAGCGGCCCGATCCTTGCATACGCATGGTTGAGATTCTGCTTCAGAAGGGGATTGATCCGAATGATCCGATGACAACAGGCAAAACCTTCAAGCCTCTTTCGCCGCTGCAATTATTCATCAGCCGAGAACTTGAACACACAGAAGGCTATAACAGCTTGGTTGCTCTTCTCGAATCATATAGCATAAATCGTCAGCTCAAGACTACATTGAAGCCTAAGAAGTTTGAGGAAGCCAAGCGAAAGAGTGAGGGAAAATCTAAACATCGGGTAAAGAGACGTAAGTGA